In Zingiber officinale cultivar Zhangliang chromosome 8B, Zo_v1.1, whole genome shotgun sequence, a single genomic region encodes these proteins:
- the LOC122016835 gene encoding 40S ribosomal protein S15-like, which produces NFNGNSVKIESSYHLLCINYTQNRDAPPGEKPEPVRTHLRNMIIVPEMIGSIVGVYNGKTFNQVEIKPEMIGHYLAEFSISYKPVKHGRPGIGATHSSRFIPLK; this is translated from the exons AATTTCAACGGCAATTCTGTTAAAATAGAATCCTCTTATCATTTGTTATGTATTAACTATACCCAGAATCGAGATGCACCTCCAGGTGAAAAGCCTGAGCCAGTGAGGACCCATCTTAGGAACATGATTATAGTTCCCGAGATGATTGGGAGCATCGTTGGGGTCTACAATGGAAAAACATTCAACCAGGTTGAAATCAAG CCCGAGATGATTGGCCATTACTTGGCTGAGTTCTCCATCTCATACAAGCCTGTGAAGCACGGAAGACCGGGTATTGGTGCTACCCACTCCTCCAGGTTCATCCCCCTCAAGTAA